Genomic window (Tenrec ecaudatus isolate mTenEca1 chromosome 16, mTenEca1.hap1, whole genome shotgun sequence):
CCTTAGCTCAGGTCCTTCATAGACCCTGAGCCCTGGACTCGGGCCCTGTGGAATCACGTTCACTGCTGGAGCCCCTTAGCTGGTATCTGGCCACATTCCTCACCCACTGCAGAGCTGGAGCCCTCCTCTGTGGCTGTGCTTGTTCCACCCCGCCTGTTTGACTGAGCCTGGACTAACAGTCTCACCCAACTGTCCTGCTTCACTTAACTTGGCTTGACCCCAGAGGGCAGTGACTTCTGCTCAGAACACGTCTGTGTCAAGAACCctctctgcccctctcctctgCCCCAAGCTGCCTTACCCAGGACCTGGGGCCAACAATGCACTAAGGTCCTTAGTTGTAAGTTTCCCTTTGCGAGGCTTGTGGAAATCCCTGAAGAAAATTACAAGATTCTCAGGTGTCATAATTTAACACTAGAAATCAttctagaaaaaaaataaaataaatcactcTAGAGCCTTTGCCTTTACGGGCTCTTCCGTGCTGGCAATGTTCCCTGGCCAAGGCTAAAGAGCACCTCTGTTCAGATTCCCCACACACCACCCCAGCTTGTCCTCGCCTGTGTGTTGATCCCACTGAGTCTGCGCCGCTGTCGGAGGACATGTCACGTGCTGTCTGATCAGTGTTCCTCACTCCCAGATGCGCTGTGGGCCCAGGAGGGCTCTTCCTCCCACACTGAGGGGGCGAGGAGAAGTGTCTGAGGTTCTGTCTCCTTACATCCTTCTTTCAATGACAGATGGTTTCTACTTATCAGAGTCAGAAACCGTCAACACAGAACGTGCTAACAGCTACAAAAATCCCCGGACCCAGGACCTCACAGGCAAACTGCGGAAAGCGGTGGAGAGTGGAGAGACGGGCACCTTTTCCGACCTTGTCTGGAGCAACCCCCGGTATCTCATTGGTTCCGGGGACAATCCCACCATTGTGCAGGTAAGCCTGATGTCAGCGCCGCGTCAAGCACACTGTGTCACTGTGCACACTGGTTCTCATgacagaggagagaggaggctcAGAGTAAGCCATTTCTTCCAGGAAGGCTGTCGGTACAACGTCATGCACGTTGCTGCCAAGGAGAACCAGCCTTCCCTCTGCCAGCTGACCTTGGAGACGCTGGAGAACCCCGAGTTCATGCGGCTCATGTACCCAGATGACAACGGGAGCATGCTACAGAAGCGCATTCGCTATATCGTCGACCTCTACCTGAACACGCCCGACAAGATGGTGAGTGGGCTCTTGGGCCAAACTAACTCAGTGAGTGCCGGGCGAAGGAGGGATGGTCACAGCACCCAGATACGAGGGGCCATGGGCTCTGTCTGGAGGCCTAGAGAAAGCCTGCCTCCCTCTTAGCCTTCAGGCCGCATGTCCCTCACTTCTCAGACTGGGGGCCCTCTTGTGCCGCGTATTCCTGGAGAAGAGCACGTTGTTTGGCCAGATGACTGTTGCTGACATGTTTGTGCCTTTAGATAGCCTGGCATGATgatcctcggggcagctgcaaGTGTCAGACGGGACCCTGGGAAGGGTGTGACGTCCTTTCTTGCCCATGGGGGAAAGGATCTGTCCTCTCACGTCCATCACGCCCGGATTTTGGTGGTGGTATATTGTCTGTGGGCATGTGTGAGAGCCCAACTAGCCAGTCCCTGCTGCCTtctggggggtgtgggtggggggcttGAAACAATGCAGGTGCCCACTGGGACGTCAGGTCTGAGGGCAGCAGGAGTGAGGCGAGTAGTCAGAACGGGGTCTTCCATGCACAATGCCCAGGGTTCTATGCCAGTCAGTGATTCTGGGACCTTCCagcagccctgtgaggctgtgcccTTAGCCCCTCTGATTGTGGTGAGGCTATTATTCTGGTGACACCACGGCTGCTAATTGCAACTTCACCTTACACTGAAAAACACCTAGGTCCACATTTCTTTGAGAGTGGCCCAATTTTGTGGGCGTTGTTTTATGCTCAATATTGCCTCTGCCTGTTTCTTTCCCAGTCTGAGCTCTAGGCCTCAGGTGTCGACACTGCTGCAGCCCCGGGATGTGCTTGCCCCCATCTGGATAAGGATCACTCGCGCGTGGCAGGGCCTTGGGAGTGTGTAGGCAGCGATCTGCTTCTGCAACACCAATGTGCTAAACGGCATAGCGCCCTTCTGCTCCTTCATTCTCTAGGGCTACGACACCCCCCTGCATTTCGCCTGCAAATTTGGTCATGCAGACGTGGTCAACGTCCTCGCTTCCCATCCTTGGACTGTCAAAGACTGTAAGAATAAAAGTGGCAAAACCCCAGAAAACGTAAGTCCCTGTTGGAATGCCATGagggggcggtggtggtggttagaAGTGGAAGCGTGTGGATGtgagagtctcgccatcctgttGCTCTGGCGACCCAAACACCCCACTGAGAGTCAGCTCCAACTGGGCAACCCTGAAGAAGTCAGAACTCCGTCTCTTGACACTTCCAAGACCAAGTTACTTTATactttccatttcttttgttGTTCAAAACATGTTTTCAGTAATAGAAAGCATTTTGAGTGAAATTGGGACCTCTTTGTTTATGTGGTAATATGGGTTTCATTTTGTACTAGTGGGACGCATATGCCCCAAGGAGTCCTAGGTGCTGAGGTTGGTGGGATGACATGTGTTTTTCCATGCCCCACCAGATGGCAGCATATACTAAAAGGGAGGTGGCGGCAGCCTCCACCAAATGCCAGAGGCAGAAAATGTAGGTGGGCACTACATTGTGCCCTTGTTAGATGGCATGGAGATATATGGAGCTTCCAATGGTTAGttaaaaaatgtgatgaaaagataatgggattttccatgGACTTTGGAAGCTCCCTGCACGTGTATTATAATCCAACTCATTCCCGTCACGCTTTGTCCTGGTAAATGGTGCTCCCACTCTTCCTTATGCAGATTGCATTTTCCCTGGACCAGTGGTTTTGAGTGGCCTCTCGTCCTTTGTCCAGTGCTCCCTCTGTGTACACACCAGCTGACCTGGGTggaggggatggtggtggtggtagtgaaatGGCCCATGTACCTACTGACTCCATGGTGCACTTTGAGGAAGCTAGAAAATGGAGAGGGGTGTGAGGAGAGAAAATAGTACTGACCCACCAGAGCATGCTCTGTCCACCTTTTCCCTGAGTCCTTTCTAAAACATCTCCAAAGATGGATGCCACGGTTCAGCACTCCATTGTGATGTGGACCCTGCCAGCCCAGCAGTACTCAGGAAACACCCCTTAATGCTGAGTTGAACACCTGCCTTCATGAAGTACTGTAATCAGAAAAGGGATCAATTAGACAGTATGGAATGTTCTGTTTATTTGATAGGTAATTTGTGAAAGAAGTAAAAGCAAatctctggagctgaaggaacaaaTCAGAGAATATTTACAGGGTAAGTGTTGACCGTCGGCACCCCGAGGTTGAGGCTCGTTTTGCAGGGGCCAAGTACCTGAGCTGGGCTGTGTTTGCTGGGGGTCATGGCTGGGGTGATGAAGTTGTCAGAGACACACTGTACCCTGAACTCAGAGATGGTAAATGTGAAGTGTGGTGTTTTCCTTGCTTTGGTTGTCAGTATTGTTTTTTACAAAGATTGTATTTTTATCATCTGAAAAAGTATGGACAGAAGTAAAGGCATTTAGAAACACACTGAACTATATTCACAGCCAGTATACGTTTCTGTCCCTCCTGTCCAGCCCCTCCCTGCAGTGGTCACGGATTGATGAGGTGAGGAATGAGGCACTGTCAGGAGCAGTGGGGAAGGCCGGCCCATGGAAACCCTCTAGCCCTTGACTTTGGACTCCCAGGGCTTCCTGGCAGAGTTGTTGACCTGATCCCAGGCCAGCTTCAAGGACTATGGGTGATTCCAGAGCAGGGAACTGGAGGGACCAAGAACATGTAGCTGCTCCATCATTGATTTGAGCCCTCACTCTTTGCTGATCCTGTCAGGGAGCCTGGCCCTTTTCCTCTCTAACAGAGGACCGTGGGCCCAGTGTATGAGCGGGAAGTGGACAAGTCTGCGGGTCCTGAGAGCTGCAGAGCTTCTGTACCTCTATTATCATGAGACTGTTGGcaaagccacccccaccccccaaatgacGTGTGTGGTTTCTTAAGCTGCTTCCCAGACACCTGCCATCCGCAGTGGGTGACAGGTCACCATGAAAAGGACACTCCGTCATCTCCCCTGCAGGTCAATGCTACGTGCCGCTCCTTCGGGCAGAGGACACATCTTCTCCACTGATCGGGGAGCTGTGGTCCTCAgaccagccagctgaggtgccaCTCACTGGTCACTTCGGAGGCAGTCCTTGTGACCCCATTCTGACCCTGAGAGCCTTCGCAGGGCCCTTGAGTCCATCCAAGGTAAGTTCTGGGAGCTGCCAGGCCCTCTCCCTGGTGTTcccacacaactgctggagcaTATGAGGCCCTCCCTCTGGATTTTAGTTCCCATGAGTTCATCTCCCACTTGCTTCCTGTCCGGCTGCTGCAAGTCATTGGCATTGCTTCTCTGGGATGTGTCCACACATCCTCTGGAGTGCTCCCGTCTCCTGGAAGCAGCTCAGCTGAACCCTGCTTATAGGTTCTTCAGTCTCTGACTGCCCAACAGCAGTAGGTAGAGCCCAGCCCCACCTACGCCTTAGTGGACTGTCATTTATGGGCATTGTATGTCGTCTTTATTTAGGTTAAAAGCCCTTAAGTCGTCAGAGATCTGCAGTCCTGTGTCTCCAGAAGCAGTTGGTATGGGTTAGGTTGCACACTGCGTTGCATGAATCCTCACATGTGATTGGAAGAGTGAGGAGCTGAGGTGGTCTAACTGCTGGCTcccggggcgggggtggtgggtgggaggggtaGTGCTCTGTTCTGCTGGCTTCAGGATCTAGCGTGTGCCCTACGGGGGTCCAGCTATGACCCCCACAGCCCAAGCCAGAGTACTTGTAAGGGAGAAGGacccctttcttctaaggcacctttcTGAGGTTCAGACAGAGTGGAAGGGGCATGGGATCCAGGACCGACATGCTGGGTTCTGTGAcctagaggaggaggaagggctgGCGCTGAGAGACTTGGGGCCATCTCCATGGTAAAGGCTCCTAGAAGGGGGTGACGGGGATCCTTTGTTTTCCTATCGTCTTTGCAGGCAGAAGAATTCCGCAGACGCTGGAAAACACCACCACGGGAGAAAGCAGGTTTCTTCCATCATGTCCGGAAATCTGATCCAGAGAGAGGCATGGAAAGAGTGGGAAGGTACAGCAAATATGAAGGCGCTAAGCCAGGGAACTATGCAGTAGGGCCTGTAGCTACTTGCCTGGTGGCATAATCTCGTTGCTGTAACCTGTGCAACAGCAGTCCCCAAGAACAGGCCCAGTGTCATCTTCTTTCCAGTGAAGCTCAAGGGGTAGTTCCTAGTCGGCTTTGTGCTTACAGCAGGTGGGCAGATCAGTTAGAGGAATGCTTCCCAAACCTTCAACTGGCCCCTGCACCTATAATGTAGGAGTCTGGGTTTTTGTGTATGTAAAATACTGTATGGGTGGGTGTTTCTCAGAAATGCAGGTGGCTGCATACCCTCTGAATTAGTGACAGGAGAGATGGTTGTGTTAGAAACTACTCCTGGAGAACGGTCCGTCAAAGTGTTATTCTTAGACTCCGGAAGCTGGATCCGCGGGTAAATGTAGGCCACACCGGTGACTAtggtggagcctagccttagaAGGAGCCCAGTTCTGTTCCCTTGAGGGAACAGGTACGGGGTAAAAGCCCACCTCTGCCCTTCCCAGCCAAAGCGAGAGTTGGGCTGTGAGCACAGCAGTCTTGCCCCGGCCCTCTCTTCTAAATCCAGGACTTTGTTTGCCGTGCCACCCAAGGCGAGTGAGGAGCTGCTGGGACTGGGGCTGCAGCCCTGCTGGGCCGGGACGAGGGAGGCCCAGAGCATGCAGGGCACAATGACCCAGAGCGCCTAAGCAGGGTGGAGGATGACACAGCCATTGTGGGAGCTTCTCAGGCAGCTGGATGGTGCTGTTTTTCATGTAGGCAGTTCTGTGATGTGTCTTTTCTACTTTCACACTgatggattttattttgtttgttgcaGGGATCTAGCGCATGACCTGGGGTACCCCTGGGTCGAATACTGGGAATTCCTGGGCTGTTTTGTTGATCTGTCTTCCCAGGAAGGCCTGCAGAAACTAGAAGAATATCTTACTCAGCACGGAGCGGAGGAAAAGACCCAACACGAATCAGGAGAGAACGAGACTCATGTGCAGAACAAAGCCTCTGGTGAGGGCTCTAAGACTCGGGGTGTGTTTGGGGAAAGCTGGCAGCAGGATCACCCAGAACCAATATCACCAGCTGGGCTGAGTTGCCAGACCTAATCATCCTTGAACTCCACTGATTAAGGATCTATGATAGTTGAGTTTTCTAATATTCCtaggtaatttttttaaagtaattttttaaatagtttgcaTTTGAGTACTTTCTGTGTTTTCCAAGAAACAAAGGCAGATGTCAGTGAGCAAGGACTTCTAAAGCTTGAACAACACTTAGGAAGAGGTTATTAAAAGTGACTCCTAAGATCATCAACAGCATTTACGAAGAAGAAGCGGGCAAGGTTCTTAAACATTAGTAAGGAAAAGACAGAAATGTCCTAGAAGCCTGATGGGCAGAAAGGAGAGGAAGTTTTCCAAGGAGATAAAAGCTTGCGTGGGAGGAATGACGCCACTGTCACCCTTGCAGGCTCCAGGGGACGTTCAGAGCAGTGGGAGGAAGTCCCTTCATAAACCCGGCCTGGGGAGGGGGTGATGTCTCCCTGGAGGGAACAAAACTGGCAGGTCAGTTTTCATTCAGACTTGGAGATAAGAGATTGAAACCTCACCAGACAGCTGCCCCTCAGCAGAAAGGGGGCTCTGCTCACAGAAAGGTGGCAGCCCCGAAACACTCGCTCAGCTCGCTGTGGGAGGGAGTGGGCTCGATGGCATGGGCCTGACGAAATGTGGTAATGAGGAAAATAGCTAACAAAGAAAGCCTTGGTAACAGGGTTTAGAAGCTGTCAGTATAGAAATTAGTACAGATAGAAGAGTTTACATCTGTGGCTTTCAGTGACGAAAATGGAGCCCATTGGTCCCAAGGGTATTTATTCCAGAGGGTGCTGGAACGGAAAGTGGTTCAGATGCACCTTCAGGGAGAGCTAGCACCCTCCAGGAACGGGGAACAAGGGGTGACTGCGATCATTGCTGCTTGTGACCAGAGGTGGCTGAGCAAAGAGGAGCATCCTGTCAAGGCTGGGGTAGCAGCTAAGCCAAAACAGTTGCTCCTATCAGAAAGAGTTGTAGGCGGAGATCTTTACgagatcagacagcctcatctttcccctgaggtggattcaaaccactgcctTGACATTGCCTACCCACCCTAACCCACTCCACACCCCACCAGGGCTGGAAGTTTGAGGAATTTCAAATGGACCTGTTCACTCGATAGAGTGACTCTGTATCATCTCtgcagctgtgttccacatcAGGTCGCAGGTTTTAGACTTTCGTAAGTTAGCTCCTCGGTTCTAGCAAGGTTTCAAGGGTTCAGCTAGCACTGTGATCATTGCTTCTCCCCTGAAGCCCCTGCGCAGTGCTGCTCTAAAGCAGTCCTGTGTGGCTCCCGCAGCTGGAGGGTAACATGCAGAGCTCCACCTTGAGGGCTGGGTCTCACAGGGTATTTAGGACCATGCTAGAAGCTCGCATACTTCCCCTGTGTCCTCGAATCCAGCAGCTTCTGCTGAGGGTCACCTCGCCCAAGGGCGGGGCACAGCCTGGACTCACCTGCATGGGAGTCCTCTGTGCCCTGTTGCAGAACCTGCCTGCCTCGCAAGTGCCTCTTTCTCGGAAGGCATGGGACAGCGTACTGGGACTTGCCAATTTTGACCTAAAGCAGAGCCAGTTGCCTGGGCTGCCCGTGGGGGTGCCTCAGTCTGTGTGTCTCAGGACTCAGACCTCCTTTTTGTTGCCCAAAGGTACAGGTAAGAAGTGCAGCAATTCTATCTCCGTGAGGGCATTTCTAGATGAAGATGAGGATATGAGCTTGGAAGAAATTAAGAATTGGCAAAATGCCGCTCGGAATGCCAACCCACGCCCCACTGGGACCTTTGGAGACTTGAGGCGTGACATACTTCCCGTGGGGCAGGATGTGCACCTCACAGACAGCCCGGATGTGAGCAGTCGGCGTGACGGCAGAAATGGGTTCTGTGATGCCCTGAGTCAGGCCAGGCCCTGCAGGGGGAAGGACCCGGTGCCCCTTGCTGGGGAGGACTCCTTCCTGTCACCTGTCTCCGGCTTAACTGTCAAATTTGACCAACTGAATCTTCAAAACCTGGGAAGTGACTTTTGTAAGACACCAGGtgacaaagaaatggaaaatgagGTCACCCTGACTCCAAGAGTGGACTCTGTGGGAGATGACTCGTCAGAACCTGCTTTTGCTGCCCTCGAGCTGGGGAATAACCCACTGAGGACAGATGAGGTGGCAGCTGAGGTTGCCCACATGTCCCTGGATCCTAGTGGGCCTGGACACAAGGCCACCAGTCTCTTCCTGCTCGGGTAGGAGGGTGATACTCCCTGGGGAGGTTGGAGGGGGTGTTTGTTGGACCATCCAAATGCTTGTCCACACTTTGACTGGCTTTCTcttagcccttgcccctgacTGGGGCTTATTGTAGCTTCTCTCCCAGGGCTTCCCACAAAGGTCCTGCCAGCTCTCTTAATAGCTAATGGAATGGCATCTTTGGGAGGGGACCTTGGCATTTCcagggttttaatttgcatcaggAAAGAAACAGGGCCCTGCTCAGTTCTGGCCGATGTGAAGCCCCACCCTGTTCCTGACGTCCTCTGTCAGTCTCACTGAGCCCTCAGCTGCCCTGCCTTCCAGACCAGCTGGCCTTTGGCACCCCTGCACTTTGAGTATAATTGACTAGAGGGGTCACACCAGTGACCCCAGAACCTCATGCATTGGTGGCATGCCCCTCGGCCCATTGGTCACCCTGTCATTGTTGTGCTTCTGTCCCCAGGCAGGGATGGTGGTTAGAGTTGTTCTTACTCTTTCTCCTTGTTACGCACTCTAGAGAAAAGCCTTCGAAGCTGGACCGAGACGTGCTGGCTGCCCTAGAGTGTGCGGATGTCGACCCTCAACAGTACCCAGCCATCCTCAGGTGGAAAGGGGCCGTGCTGGCCTACTCACCTTCAGTCAGACAGAGGTATGGAGCTAGCCGGGCAGTCTCCATTTACCCCACTGGCTGAGCCCCTCTGCCCAGTGCACATCAGGCTGGCAGCTGGGCTTGTGTGGGGCCCTGACTCCCAGGGGCTGTGGACAGAACAGGGGCCCTCACAGGTAGCCACCAGGTAGCAGATGGAGTCCACAGGGAGTCCTGCTCACCATTTCACTTTCCAATACTGGCCCATGGGAAGGCTGCTGGTGACAGATCCCCCCGAGATCCCCCCACAACCTAGGTCCCCTTCCTTTGCTGCTGCTCTGCCTGCTCACTGCCACCTTGCCCTCACCTCCTCATCCACCagcccctcaccacccccaccccccaccttctcaCCCATTAGCTCCTCACCCTCCAGCTCCTATTGTTTGCTTTCAGACGTGTACAGTCCTGATAACCTGCCTCTGTTGGTTTCCCTAGTTGGCCAAGCCCTGCGTTGAAAGGGAAGTTCAAGTCTCAACATCTGGATCTCAGTTCCGCCCACAGCTACAGTTCAGGACAATGGggacctgctgctggcagcccagGGAGGCCTAGTGTCCAACCATACTTGCCTGGCATGGGCAGCCCTGGGCGGTACAGCCCGGTAAACGGGGGCCACTTCCGCAGGATGGCACGCTAGGCTGAGCTGCCAGCCCTGTAAGCTCAAGTGCTTTTTGTATTATGAGAAAGTGGGTTTGTTCACTGCTCAATGACCCACAGAGGAATACTAATTTATTGATCCTCATTGAGGGTAAACGAAGTTTAGAAAATAAAACGTTCTGTACTCAGTTTAAAGTTCTGAAAAATTTGGGAGAAGTTGAAAGTGGCCTCATGCAACATTACCTGGAAAATGTCACGATGGTAATGGcagacatttcagttagcagttctTAGTTTTTGAGAGTGATGGAGACAAGAGGCCTAACACAAACCTAGCTTGGTTTGCCGACTGTCCCAGCGGGCCAGGCAGGTGGAGGCAGTGGCCAGaaagaaagcttgcttcttggaCTTGCACCAGCGTTTTCACACAGGTGACTAAGAACATTAAAGTTGACTGGGAGATCGACCCTTAGTTTTCTGCCGAAGAACTCAACCTCTCCTGCCAGTGACAAGCTGTACAGCAGAAGTCTTCAGCCATCTTGGAGGAGGTTTTGTTCGCCACCACCACAGCCCCCAGTTCACTTGCCAGTCACTTGCAATGGCTCCCAGTGTAGCCTTTATTCTGGGATTCTTCTGCGCCTCTCTTAACCTTTCCCCACAGGGCACGTGAGACACACAGATGCAGTCTCTTTACTGGTGTTCTCGAGCGGCTCTTCTTAAACATTGTTCCAATTGCAGTGTTGGGTTCAAAAGTTGTCGATGCTTTTGCTAACCTCAGTGCCTTTTGTAAATCATTTGAAATTTTCTTGTACATATTTTTTGAGAATATACGAGGTAGACATGAAATTCTCCTTTGTTAAGTATGAATTGAAGTACGTGTTCTCTCCCGATGGACAGGTAGAATCACTAGAATCAATCAATTCTGATGTTTTATTCACAGGTCTGTTTTACCTGAAATCCTATGTAGTGTTATAATTAAAATAGCCCTCCATTGATCTGCAGACCCACCTGTAGGGGAAATAAGGGTGGGAGAGTGGCTCCTAAAAACAGATTAAGTGATCAAAGCCATCCCTCAGACTCCAAGGGAGGTGAAGTGCTATTTGCCTAGTTTGTACACTACTTAGCCATCATAGTAAGGAGTGTACAAGAGGATATGTGTAGGTTGCGTGCAAACACAGCACCATTTCATATATAGAACCTGTCTTATGTGGATACTAAAGAATGACTATCATTGTTGCCGTACTTTCTTGGTCAGCTGACCATAGGCTTTCCTTGTCTTAGACTGCCTTTAATCACTTGTCTTTACAAGTGGTacagacatgaaaataattacccATCCAAGAATAGTCTGTTAAGACAATACATCACCTTAACCACCATGTACTGGTCATTCACAGCTTTTGTGTTCTCACCCGCCTGGGCTTGGAGAGAATATACCCTTTCTAATCAACTCCTCAGCAGTATTCTGATGGACAAAGTACACTCTAGTGGGGAGAGGACAGGATCAGCTGCCCTTCACTTTACTCGTGTATGCTTGAATTCTACACCATGGATCTAGCAAGTTCCTCTTTGCGGGGGGGAGCTGTCCTGCAAAAAAGCCCTCAGTAATAATTTCTAGTTGTTCCCAGAGCCTTTCCCAGTTTTCAGGGTCAGTGTAATTCTAAGTGAGTGAGGGACACTCACTTTCTATGACACAAAACTTGGGCAATCGGTGACACCAGCCTGTCCTCCACCGAGACCCCCTCTCACAGCATGGCTCTTGGGCACACATGCCAGCTCAGCACAAGGACACAGAGAAACCGCTCCAGCAGAACTTCAGTGTCACACGGTTGCTGTTTACACCaataagcaaaggaaaagaaaattttatttccaaagttGACAGATAAGTGGATCAAATAGTCTAATTAGTTGCATGATTCAGAAAATCTCAACCACAATATAGAAATTGTAGCCTTCTTAATTTAACAATATTTGGGACAGGTTGTGTCTAAATATTTTAAACACTTTACAAACAAAAGGTTAACAATAACCAGAGGCAAACGACGAAGGCGAAGACTGCAGTCCTAAGTATTAAAATACAGTTTGTTACACATGATCTTCCTGTCACAAAGCCAACGTTCAATGCTAGCACACTGAGCGTGGCACCCTGGTCAGTGCATGGGTCCTCACACCCTGAAGGTCTAAGAAATCATTATGTTCTGACCTACCCATCCACTTCAGGGATCTGTAACCCTGGTTCTGACTTTCAAAGCAAGAACTGAGATGAAGGGGACAAATGATTTTTATAAGTGAAGAGTAAGTACAGAGTGAAGTGAGCCATATGGGCTACCACTGTTCAGTGGGTCCGGCCCTCCTAATGTCCCTGCGTGCCTCAGGGCCATGGCTGATGTCAAAATGGAAGACCCTTTGGTGTGGGTTATGCCTGTCTGCAGTGAGGACAGCTGCCAATCCTCGTGCAAACGCACGGCAGCCCAGCTTCTGTCTGGGAAACTAGCCCACCTCACACCAGGGTGTGTTATGGGAAGAGGACACCCTGGGCTGCCTGTCTGGGGTAATGTTCCTTCCTCATCCCAGGTCAAAGGCAAGTACTGGAACCCATCACTGCAGACAGTCCTGTTCTGCAGGAAAATGCAGCTGACAAGGAGCCTGAGGTGGGGTCAGGAGATGCATGTGGTCATGGAATCCTGAGAATGAggacaggagtggctggtggctgccTGGGGTGCCCATGGCTTAGCCCTCAGGACCGGGTGATCTTGTTCGGAGGCATGAACCCTGTGTCCCCAAGGGTCCTCAGTGCAACCCTGCCATTGGGTCGGATAACCAGGTGGGTGATGCTGCCATTGTTGAGAGAGAGTCGGAGCCAGCCCTCGGGTGGAAACTGCAAGGCTCTGGAAGAGAAATTGCAAGtggatgagcagtgagatcacagTTCGAGGTGATGCTTTCGTCACACTTCCACCGCCCCGGCTGGCGAATGCAGCGGGGGTCTGGGCAAAGCTAACAGCGCCCCAAGGTAAGGCCTCTGTCTTGGGTCAAGTCCCTATGTTTTAAGCAAAGGAATTCTCTAAAGAGCTGGCTAGAGCAATTTGAACAACAAAATCACCAACGTTGTACTAGGTTATAAACCCAAAGATTAAAATAACCGTGAGCCCATGCTGACCAAGAAAAATGCATGGAAGGAAAAGTATAGCTCACTATCAAGGTCCTTGAATAAACAGGCTAAGTGCATATGCCACACAGGCTCGAGAGCATGTGTTGATACAGCCAAGGAGGAGAAACGATGTCGTGAGGAAGCCAGCAGCAGACACCCTTACCTGGGGGATCCAACACAAAGCCTAGATCGGCATAGCACCTTCCTATCAGAAATGCACAACAGCACAGCTGGACCCAGCCCAGCCCTTAAGAGACCCGGAGACACTCTG
Coding sequences:
- the ANKLE2 gene encoding ankyrin repeat and LEM domain-containing protein 2 isoform X1, with translation MLWPRLPVAEWTALAWELLGASVLLIAVRWLVRRLEKRPRDLSQSEGCAPPPLASPPPASGPAPHADTGEVTMDTILARLKLLKPDDLREEIINAGLKCGPITSTTRFIFEKKLAQALIERGGTLPPLPAVQGVAGITELCQETQRDVQCTVPRASDRASSSANSVDSRPPEEENIMPKTCTGTISALGEVDGHRAAMAVSTEPLLFYGVCPVYEDVPVKSERIHVYEDKKEALQAVKMIKGSRFKAFPSREEAERFARGSCDYFPSPSKTALPLSPVKVAPAFGSGGLKDGFYLSESETVNTERANSYKNPRTQDLTGKLRKAVESGETGTFSDLVWSNPRYLIGSGDNPTIVQEGCRYNVMHVAAKENQPSLCQLTLETLENPEFMRLMYPDDNGSMLQKRIRYIVDLYLNTPDKMGYDTPLHFACKFGHADVVNVLASHPWTVKDCKNKSGKTPENVICERSKSKSLELKEQIREYLQGQCYVPLLRAEDTSSPLIGELWSSDQPAEVPLTGHFGGSPCDPILTLRAFAGPLSPSKAEEFRRRWKTPPREKAGFFHHVRKSDPERGMERVGRDLAHDLGYPWVEYWEFLGCFVDLSSQEGLQKLEEYLTQHGAEEKTQHESGENETHVQNKASGTGKKCSNSISVRAFLDEDEDMSLEEIKNWQNAARNANPRPTGTFGDLRRDILPVGQDVHLTDSPDVSSRRDGRNGFCDALSQARPCRGKDPVPLAGEDSFLSPVSGLTVKFDQLNLQNLGSDFCKTPGDKEMENEVTLTPRVDSVGDDSSEPAFAALELGNNPLRTDEVAAEVAHMSLDPSGPGHKATSLFLLGEKPSKLDRDVLAALECADVDPQQYPAILRWKGAVLAYSPSVRQSWPSPALKGKFKSQHLDLSSAHSYSSGQWGPAAGSPGRPSVQPYLPGMGSPGRYSPVNGGHFRRMAR
- the ANKLE2 gene encoding ankyrin repeat and LEM domain-containing protein 2 isoform X3, yielding MALEDTGEVTMDTILARLKLLKPDDLREEIINAGLKCGPITSTTRFIFEKKLAQALIERGGTLPPLPAVQGVAGITELCQETQRDVQCTVPRASDRASSSANSVDSRPPEEENIMPKTCTGTISALGEVDGHRAAMAVSTEPLLFYGVCPVYEDVPVKSERIHVYEDKKEALQAVKMIKGSRFKAFPSREEAERFARGSCDYFPSPSKTALPLSPVKVAPAFGSGGLKDGFYLSESETVNTERANSYKNPRTQDLTGKLRKAVESGETGTFSDLVWSNPRYLIGSGDNPTIVQEGCRYNVMHVAAKENQPSLCQLTLETLENPEFMRLMYPDDNGSMLQKRIRYIVDLYLNTPDKMGYDTPLHFACKFGHADVVNVLASHPWTVKDCKNKSGKTPENVICERSKSKSLELKEQIREYLQGQCYVPLLRAEDTSSPLIGELWSSDQPAEVPLTGHFGGSPCDPILTLRAFAGPLSPSKAEEFRRRWKTPPREKAGFFHHVRKSDPERGMERVGRDLAHDLGYPWVEYWEFLGCFVDLSSQEGLQKLEEYLTQHGAEEKTQHESGENETHVQNKASGTGKKCSNSISVRAFLDEDEDMSLEEIKNWQNAARNANPRPTGTFGDLRRDILPVGQDVHLTDSPDVSSRRDGRNGFCDALSQARPCRGKDPVPLAGEDSFLSPVSGLTVKFDQLNLQNLGSDFCKTPGDKEMENEVTLTPRVDSVGDDSSEPAFAALELGNNPLRTDEVAAEVAHMSLDPSGPGHKATSLFLLGEKPSKLDRDVLAALECADVDPQQYPAILRWKGAVLAYSPSVRQSWPSPALKGKFKSQHLDLSSAHSYSSGQWGPAAGSPGRPSVQPYLPGMGSPGRYSPVNGGHFRRMAR